Proteins encoded in a region of the Oncorhynchus gorbuscha isolate QuinsamMale2020 ecotype Even-year linkage group LG16, OgorEven_v1.0, whole genome shotgun sequence genome:
- the LOC123999222 gene encoding hemoglobin embryonic subunit alpha-like translates to MSLTAKDKKMVKAFWAKVAGKAEDIGCDALSRTLVVYPQTKTYFSHWKDLSPGSAPVRKHGGTIMGGISLAVASIDDISAGLLALSELHAFTLRVDPANFKILSHNILVVLAILFPNDFNPEAHVAMDKFLAAVGRALSEKYR, encoded by the exons ATGAGTCTCACCGCTAAGGACAAGAAAATGGTCAAGGCCTTCTGGGCCAAGGTGGCCGGCAAAGCTGAAGACATCGGCTGCGATGCTCTGTCTAG GACGCTGGTTGTGTACCCCCAAACCAAGACCTACTTCTCCCACTGGAAGGACCTGAGCCCCGGTTCTGCCCCAGTCAGGAAGCACGGTGGGACCATCATGGGAGGCATCAGTTTAGCCGTGGCCAGCATCGACGACATCAGCGCAGGTCTCCTCGCCCTCAGCGAGCTGCATGCCTTCACGCTGCGTGTCGATCCCGCCAACTTCAAG ATCCTGTCCCACAACATCTTGGTGGTGCTGGCTATTTTGTTCCCCAATGATTTCAACCCCGAAGCTCATGTGGCCATGGACAAGTTCCTGGCAGCGGTGGGCCGGGCTCTGTCTGAGAAGTACCGATAA
- the LOC123999221 gene encoding hemoglobin subunit beta-like, which translates to MVQWTDFERATIQSVFEKMDYDDVGPAALSRCLVVYPWTQRYFGNFGNLYNAAAIQGNPMVAAHGKTVLRGLDRAVKNMDDIKATYAELSVLHSEKLRVDPDNFRLLADCLTIVVAARMGADFTADVQGAFQKFLAVVVSSLGRQYH; encoded by the exons ATGGTTCAGTGGACAGACTTTGAGCGCGCCACCATTCAGAGCGTCTTTGAGAAGATGGACTACGATGACGTTGGGCCCGCGGCTCTCTCCAG GTGTCTGGTTGTGTACCCCTGGACCCAGAGGTATTTCGGTAACTTCGGAAACCTGTACAACGCCGCTGCCATCCAGGGAAACCCAATGGTCGCCGCTCACGGAAAGACCGTCCTGCGCGGACTGGACCGGGCTGTCAAGAACATGGATGACATCAAGGCCACCTACGCAGAGTTGAGCGTGCTGCACTCCGAGAAATTGCGCGTGGATCCAGACAACTTCCGG CTGCTGGCTGACTGCCTTACTATTGTCGTTGCTGCGAGAATGGGTGCTGACTTCACCGCTGATGTCCAGGGCGCTTTCCAGAAGTTCCTGGCCGTCGTTGTGAGCTCCCTGGGCAGACAGTACCACTAG
- the LOC123999224 gene encoding hemoglobin embryonic subunit alpha-like produces the protein MSLTAKDKQIVTTFFGKVSGKAEDIGNEALSRTLVVYPQTKTYFSHWTDLSPGSAPVKKHGLTVMGGVLEAVTKIDDLAGGLLTLSELHAFTLRVDPANFKIINHNILVVLAMLFPDDFTPEVHVSVDKFLAKLALALSEKYR, from the exons ATGAGTCTCACAGCCAAGGACAAACAGATCGTGACAACCTTTTTTGGAAAGGTGTCTGGCAAAGCAGAGGACATCGGAAATGAGGCTCTCTCTAG GACCCTGGTGGTGTACCCCCAGACCAAGACCTACTTCTCCCACTGGACGGACCTGAGCCCCGGCTCTGCTCCCGTCAAGAAGCACGGTCTGACTGTTATGGGAGGCGTCCTGGAAGCGGTGACCAAGATCGACGACCTGGCCGGTGGTCTTCTGACCCTCAGCGAGCTTCACGCCTTCACGCTGCGTGTGGATCCCGCCAACTTCAAG ATCATCAACCACAACATCCTGGTGGTGCTGGCCATGCTGTTCCCTGACGACTTTACCCCTGAGGTGCACGTGTCTGTGGACAAGTTCCTCGCCAAGTTGGCCCTGGCGCTTTCCGAGAAGTATCGTTAA
- the LOC123999219 gene encoding hemoglobin subunit beta-like: MVQWTDFERKTIPSIFEKMDYDDVGPAALSRCLVVYPWTQRYFGNFGNLYNAAAIQGNPMVAAHGKTVLRGLDRAVKNMDDIKATYAELSVLHSEKLRVDPDNFRLLADCLTIVVAARMGADFTADVQGAFQKFLAVVVSSLGRQYH, encoded by the exons ATGGTTCAGTGGACAGACTTCGAGCGCAAAACAATCCCGAGCATCTTCGAGAAGATGGACTACGATGACGTGGGCCCCGCGGCTCTTTCCAG GTGTCTGGTCGTGTACCCCTGGACCCAGAGGTATTTCGGTAACTTTGGAAACCTGTACAACGCTGCTGCCATCCAGGGAAACCCAATGGTCGCCGCTCACGGAAAGACCGTCCTGCGCGGACTGGACCGGGCTGTCAAGAACATGGATGACATCAAGGCCACCTACGCAGAGCTGAGCGTGCTGCACTCCGAGAAATTGCGCGTGGATCCCGACAACTTCCGG CTGCTGGCTGACTGCTTGACTATTGTCGTTGCTGCAAGAATGGGTGCTGACTTCACCGCTGACGTCCAGGGTGCTTTCCAGAAGTTCCTTGCCGTCGTGGTGAGCTCCCTGGGCAGACAGTACCACTAG
- the LOC123999523 gene encoding hemoglobin subunit beta-like — MVQWTDFERATIQSVFEKMDYDDVGPAALSRCLVVYPWTQRYFGNFGNLYNAAAIQGNPMVAAHGKTVLRGLDRAVKNMDDIKATYAELSVLHSEKLRVDPDNFRLLADCLTIVVAARMGADFTADVQGAFQKFLAVVVSSLGRQYH; from the exons ATGGTTCAGTGGACAGACTTTGAGCGCGCCACCATTCAGAGCGTCTTTGAGAAGATGGACTACGATGACGTTGGGCCCGCGGCTCTCTCCAG GTGTCTGGTTGTGTACCCCTGGACCCAGAGGTATTTCGGTAACTTCGGAAACCTGTACAACGCCGCTGCCATCCAGGGAAACCCAATGGTCGCCGCTCACGGAAAGACCGTCCTGCGCGGACTGGACCGGGCTGTCAAGAACATGGATGACATCAAGGCCACCTACGCAGAGCTGAGCGTGCTGCACTCCGAGAAATTGCGCGTGGATCCAGACAACTTCCGG CTGCTGGCTGACTGCCTTACTATTGTCGTTGCTGCGAGAATGGGTGCTGACTTCACCGCTGATGTCCAGGGCGCTTTCCAGAAGTTCCTGGCCGTCGTGGTGAGCTCCCTGGGCAGACAGTACCACTAG